In Duganella zoogloeoides, a single genomic region encodes these proteins:
- the rlmD gene encoding 23S rRNA (uracil(1939)-C(5))-methyltransferase RlmD: MQDTILEIKSLSMDANGVGHLENEDGSQGKVVFVEGALPGERVSFTTFKKKKNWEMARMTTLHRESSMRVQPKCPHFNMCGGCSMQHLEPTAQVAIKQRVLEDNLWHIGKVKPLTVMRPMYGPTWEYRYRARLSVRHVVKKDTVLVGFHEKHSAFVADIQSCEILPRHVSDLLLPLRALIGSLSLYNQIPQIEVAIGEGVTALVLRIMAPMTADDEVKVKAFADQHGIQFWLQTKGPETAAPYYPLGPDLHYLLPEFGIKMPFKPVDFTQVNHYINRMLVAKALRLLEVQPQDRVADLFCGLGNFTLPLATQAREVVGIEGSTTLSERALDNAKANGLSDKTTFYTRNLFLVTAEHLVELGKFDRMLIDPPRDGAAALCEALVELSQTRADLLPQRLVYVSCSPSTLARDAGILVGAGYVLDKAGVVNMFPHTSHVESMAVFNLAGPVEPQM; the protein is encoded by the coding sequence ATGCAAGATACCATTCTCGAGATTAAATCGCTCAGCATGGACGCCAACGGCGTCGGCCACCTGGAAAACGAAGACGGTTCGCAAGGCAAGGTGGTGTTTGTCGAGGGTGCGCTGCCCGGTGAGCGCGTCAGCTTCACCACCTTCAAGAAAAAGAAGAACTGGGAAATGGCCCGCATGACCACGCTGCACCGCGAATCGTCGATGCGCGTGCAACCGAAGTGCCCGCACTTCAATATGTGCGGCGGCTGCTCGATGCAGCACCTCGAACCGACCGCGCAGGTGGCGATCAAGCAGCGCGTACTCGAAGATAACCTGTGGCACATCGGCAAAGTGAAACCGCTGACCGTGATGCGGCCGATGTACGGCCCCACCTGGGAATACCGCTACCGCGCGCGCCTGTCGGTGCGCCACGTGGTCAAGAAGGACACGGTGCTGGTCGGCTTCCACGAAAAGCATTCGGCATTCGTGGCCGACATCCAGAGCTGCGAAATCCTGCCGCGCCACGTCTCGGACCTGCTGCTGCCGCTTCGCGCGCTGATCGGTTCACTCTCCCTGTACAACCAGATTCCGCAAATCGAAGTGGCGATCGGCGAGGGCGTCACTGCGCTGGTGCTGCGCATCATGGCGCCGATGACGGCCGACGATGAAGTGAAGGTCAAGGCGTTCGCCGACCAGCATGGTATCCAGTTCTGGCTGCAAACCAAGGGCCCGGAAACCGCCGCGCCTTACTACCCGCTGGGCCCGGACCTGCACTACCTGCTGCCGGAATTCGGCATCAAGATGCCGTTCAAGCCAGTCGATTTTACGCAGGTGAATCACTACATCAACCGCATGCTCGTCGCCAAGGCCTTGCGCCTGCTGGAAGTGCAGCCGCAAGACCGCGTGGCCGACCTGTTCTGCGGCCTCGGCAACTTCACGCTGCCGCTGGCCACCCAGGCGCGCGAAGTGGTTGGTATCGAAGGCAGCACCACCTTGTCCGAGCGCGCGCTCGACAACGCCAAGGCCAACGGGCTGTCCGATAAAACCACGTTCTATACCCGCAACCTGTTCCTGGTGACGGCCGAGCACTTGGTCGAACTGGGCAAGTTCGACCGCATGCTGATCGACCCGCCCCGCGACGGCGCCGCCGCCCTGTGCGAAGCGCTGGTGGAACTGAGCCAGACCCGCGCCGACCTGCTGCCGCAGCGGCTGGTGTACGTCTCGTGCAGCCCCTCGACCCTGGCGCGCGACGCCGGCATCCTGGTCGGCGCCGGCTATGTGCTCGACAAGGCGGGCGTGGTCAACATGTTCCCGCATACGTCGCACGTGGAGTCGATGGCGGTGTTCAATCTTGCGGGTCCTGTCGAACCGCAAATGTAG